In one window of Bifidobacterium crudilactis DNA:
- a CDS encoding trypsin-like peptidase domain-containing protein → MAEEHNLYPWKGPHDESSWQPSPIARNGAANQEKHAEQSDVNNASVNGEHGAAQDPQNDNTPQDSQETQNYTDFGVPSIPSMSDSLNTQRTTPLPTVHAGDSASGDDAQQTRVVPTADSEDTFALRGLGAGTQRYDGFVAPRSDESAGQSQGQEQNQTSDGGEVHPQPSYESGQTQQIQPMQPAQPTEQFAQQTQYRPAPQYGAYAPRQDNVQPQETQGQNAQYGAPQEQNNPFMPEYGVSDGGQIPPQAPEGPGQNHAENSGGKGGSKTLSMVMVAVIAAVLSAALMLGLGWAAISNGLISGPTTSSLSGINSNSSGSGSATAKSGEAADWEAVSKSVSNSVVAIDTVVSGGTAKGSGAIIDTSGEVVTNNHVVEGATKIQVTLSSGQIYSAKVVGTDTTTDLAVIKIENPPSDLQAVTFADSDSLAVGESVMAIGNPLGYDNTATTGIVSALNRPVSVMDDTNTTIVTNAVQIDAAINPGNSGGPTFNAAGQVIGINSSIASTATTSSSAGSIGIGFAIPSNLVKRVANEIIQNGSVQHVVLGITIQSATAEADGVTRTGAQVTKVTSGSAAANGGVRTGDTIVAFNGHAVNSNYALLGFVRASALGDKVTLTVVRSGKTLDLSVTLDQKEAAVSGSSKSDSNDSGNSGGSGSDGDSGSGSGSGSDDGGLTDPYGLFGN, encoded by the coding sequence ATGGCAGAAGAACATAATCTGTATCCGTGGAAGGGTCCGCACGATGAGTCGTCATGGCAGCCCAGCCCAATAGCCCGTAACGGTGCAGCGAATCAGGAAAAGCATGCGGAGCAGAGCGACGTGAACAACGCAAGCGTGAACGGCGAGCACGGTGCCGCCCAGGACCCGCAGAACGACAACACACCTCAGGACTCCCAGGAGACGCAGAATTATACGGACTTCGGTGTCCCGTCGATTCCGTCGATGTCCGACAGCCTGAATACTCAGCGGACCACTCCGCTGCCCACCGTGCATGCGGGCGATTCGGCAAGCGGAGACGACGCTCAGCAGACCCGAGTGGTTCCAACGGCGGATAGTGAGGACACTTTTGCGCTTCGCGGTCTGGGCGCCGGTACACAGCGATATGACGGTTTCGTGGCGCCACGGTCCGATGAATCAGCTGGACAGAGCCAGGGTCAGGAGCAGAACCAGACCTCGGATGGAGGCGAAGTTCACCCGCAGCCTTCATACGAATCAGGGCAGACGCAGCAGATTCAGCCGATGCAACCGGCGCAGCCCACCGAACAGTTCGCGCAGCAGACCCAGTACCGTCCGGCTCCGCAATACGGCGCATACGCTCCCAGGCAAGACAATGTGCAGCCTCAGGAGACCCAAGGCCAGAATGCGCAATACGGTGCACCTCAAGAGCAGAACAATCCTTTCATGCCTGAATATGGAGTCTCCGACGGCGGGCAGATTCCGCCGCAGGCACCGGAAGGACCCGGGCAGAACCACGCCGAGAACAGCGGTGGCAAGGGCGGCAGCAAGACGCTGAGCATGGTGATGGTGGCGGTTATCGCCGCTGTGCTCAGCGCCGCACTGATGCTCGGTCTGGGCTGGGCCGCCATCTCGAACGGCTTGATTTCGGGACCGACGACCTCATCCCTGTCCGGTATCAATTCGAATTCCTCGGGTTCCGGGAGCGCGACCGCAAAGTCCGGTGAAGCCGCCGATTGGGAGGCTGTGAGCAAGAGTGTCTCGAACTCGGTGGTAGCCATCGACACGGTCGTCTCGGGTGGAACGGCCAAAGGCTCCGGCGCAATCATCGACACGTCAGGTGAGGTGGTAACCAACAACCACGTCGTGGAGGGGGCCACGAAAATTCAAGTAACCCTGTCAAGCGGGCAGATTTACTCTGCCAAGGTTGTCGGCACCGACACCACAACGGATCTGGCGGTCATCAAAATCGAAAACCCGCCGAGTGACCTCCAGGCGGTGACTTTCGCCGACTCGGACAGCCTGGCCGTCGGTGAGAGCGTCATGGCCATCGGCAACCCGCTGGGGTATGACAATACCGCCACCACCGGTATCGTATCCGCCTTGAACCGCCCGGTTTCGGTTATGGACGACACCAACACGACGATTGTGACGAACGCGGTCCAGATTGACGCGGCCATCAACCCAGGCAACTCGGGCGGTCCTACGTTCAATGCCGCGGGGCAGGTAATCGGCATCAACTCATCGATTGCCTCTACCGCGACGACCAGCTCCAGCGCAGGTTCCATCGGCATTGGTTTCGCCATTCCTTCGAATCTTGTGAAGCGTGTGGCGAATGAAATCATCCAGAACGGTTCGGTGCAGCATGTGGTGCTGGGCATCACCATTCAGAGCGCCACGGCGGAGGCTGATGGTGTGACGCGCACCGGCGCACAGGTCACGAAGGTCACCTCCGGCAGCGCGGCGGCCAATGGCGGGGTCAGAACGGGCGACACGATTGTCGCCTTCAACGGCCACGCAGTGAACAGCAATTACGCACTGCTCGGATTCGTACGTGCCTCTGCACTCGGTGACAAGGTGACCCTGACTGTGGTGCGCAGCGGCAAAACCCTGGACCTCAGTGTGACCTTGGACCAGAAGGAGGCTGCGGTTTCCGGATCGTCGAAGTCCGATTCCAACGACAGCGGCAACTCGGGCGGTTCCGGCTCTGACGGTGATTCGGGGAGCGGTTCAGGAAGTGGTTCTGATGACGGCGGTCTGACCGACCCGTACGGGTTGTTCGGGAACTAA
- a CDS encoding FAD-dependent oxidoreductase: MHDDGPLRIAVVGAGPAGVYASDILLRQLQQHGEERGLGAAARIDLFEKLPVPFGLVRYGVAPDHPSIKFIAGALQKTLDNPNIHLYADVEFGKDLTLDDLRQRYDAVLFATGATEDRVLDIPGHQLDGVHGAAGFVEWYDGYPTAVDEWPLEAQDVAVIGGGNVAMDVARILMRRPDDLLSTDIPDNVYEGLQKNSARDLHLFIRRGPAQAKFSVQELREMEKLPGVQLIIEEDDFELDDETLQRASEDKLTRQMLEELYTIREMAEDMEDDGNTDFAGDPADRRYHIHFFSSPTEILGADGKVTAIRVERTQVDAQGHLAGTGENIDYPVQAVYHAIGYRPAQVPGIPYDQNRFTLANVGGRVFTAPESEGGERIPGLYATGWAKRGPVGLIGSTKSDALETVGNILDDLAASEEHGRLAEDRSETSIDDLLESRGVRPITFEGWRKIDAYERSSGAASGREHIKVIDPEEMRRIALG, from the coding sequence GTGCATGACGATGGCCCACTACGCATCGCTGTGGTCGGTGCCGGGCCCGCCGGAGTGTACGCTTCGGATATTCTGCTCCGACAGCTGCAACAGCATGGTGAGGAGCGCGGCCTTGGCGCTGCCGCCAGAATCGACCTGTTCGAAAAGCTTCCCGTCCCCTTCGGTCTGGTCCGCTACGGTGTGGCCCCTGACCATCCGAGCATCAAATTCATTGCAGGGGCATTGCAGAAAACCCTTGATAATCCGAATATCCACCTGTATGCGGATGTCGAATTCGGCAAGGACCTGACGCTTGACGACCTGCGTCAACGATATGACGCAGTGCTCTTCGCCACCGGAGCCACCGAGGATCGTGTTCTTGACATCCCCGGTCATCAGCTGGACGGCGTTCATGGTGCGGCAGGCTTCGTCGAATGGTATGACGGTTACCCCACGGCCGTTGACGAGTGGCCCTTGGAGGCGCAGGATGTGGCCGTCATCGGCGGAGGCAACGTCGCCATGGACGTCGCGAGGATACTGATGCGCAGACCTGACGACCTGTTGAGCACCGACATCCCCGACAATGTATATGAAGGACTGCAGAAGAACTCGGCGCGTGACCTGCATCTCTTCATACGCAGAGGGCCCGCACAAGCCAAGTTCTCCGTCCAGGAACTGCGGGAGATGGAAAAGCTTCCCGGAGTCCAGCTCATCATCGAGGAGGATGATTTCGAACTTGATGACGAGACCTTGCAGCGAGCGAGCGAGGACAAGCTGACCCGACAGATGCTGGAGGAGCTCTACACCATCCGCGAGATGGCGGAGGATATGGAGGACGACGGCAACACCGACTTCGCGGGCGACCCTGCCGACAGGCGGTACCACATTCACTTCTTCTCGTCTCCGACCGAGATTCTCGGCGCGGACGGCAAGGTGACGGCGATTCGCGTTGAGCGTACCCAGGTTGATGCACAGGGCCATCTTGCCGGTACTGGTGAGAACATCGACTACCCTGTTCAAGCGGTCTATCACGCCATCGGATACCGTCCGGCGCAGGTCCCTGGAATCCCCTATGACCAGAACCGTTTCACCCTGGCGAATGTGGGTGGGCGGGTGTTCACGGCGCCCGAGTCGGAAGGCGGGGAACGCATTCCGGGGCTGTATGCCACTGGTTGGGCGAAACGTGGTCCGGTGGGGCTTATCGGTTCGACGAAGTCGGATGCCCTCGAAACCGTGGGGAATATCCTCGACGATCTCGCCGCGAGCGAAGAGCATGGCCGTTTGGCCGAGGATCGCTCCGAGACATCCATCGACGACCTTCTGGAAAGCCGTGGAGTCAGGCCGATCACCTTCGAGGGATGGCGGAAGATTGACGCGTATGAACGATCCTCGGGTGCGGCTTCTGGCCGTGAGCATATCAAGGTCATCGACCCTGAAGAGATGAGACGCATCGCTTTGGGCTGA
- the htpX gene encoding zinc metalloprotease HtpX — MTGNMKVHGHLNGLKTTVLFGLMWAIVMLIWWFTGGSQGTLGIFIVIGLATTFGSYWFSDKLAIASMGAKHVSEQEAPELYRIVRELSMKAGKPMPRIYIAPTMSPNAFATGRNERHAAVCCTQGILQILNEREIRGVLGHELMHVYNHDILTSAVASAMATVITYLGYSLMYMGGGRDRDGRDSGGIGIIGVLLSSILAPIGASLIQMAISRTREFDADEDGSRLTGDPEALASALNRIESGVQQEPLAQTAGTQSVSSMMIANPFNAKGMSRLFSTHPPTSERIGRLMQMSAEMGGEASIETPAPSYRQRSDIGA, encoded by the coding sequence ATGACAGGCAATATGAAGGTTCATGGGCATCTCAATGGCTTGAAGACCACTGTGCTCTTTGGGCTGATGTGGGCGATCGTCATGCTCATATGGTGGTTTACGGGCGGCTCCCAAGGTACCTTGGGTATTTTTATCGTCATCGGGCTGGCGACCACTTTCGGGTCGTACTGGTTCTCCGACAAGTTGGCGATCGCGTCGATGGGAGCGAAGCATGTCAGCGAGCAGGAAGCTCCGGAGCTGTACCGCATCGTGCGCGAGCTGTCCATGAAGGCGGGGAAGCCCATGCCGCGGATATACATCGCGCCGACGATGTCTCCGAACGCTTTCGCGACGGGACGCAACGAGCGTCATGCGGCGGTATGCTGCACGCAGGGAATTCTGCAGATTCTCAACGAGCGCGAGATTCGCGGTGTGCTGGGTCATGAGCTGATGCACGTCTACAATCACGACATCCTGACTTCCGCCGTGGCATCGGCGATGGCCACGGTCATCACCTACCTGGGATACTCTTTGATGTATATGGGTGGCGGCCGGGACCGTGATGGCAGGGATTCCGGTGGCATCGGCATCATCGGTGTGCTGTTGAGCAGCATTCTCGCTCCGATCGGGGCTTCGCTGATACAGATGGCCATCTCGCGTACCAGAGAATTCGATGCGGATGAAGACGGCAGCAGGCTCACCGGCGACCCGGAGGCCTTGGCGTCGGCCCTGAACAGAATCGAGTCAGGCGTTCAGCAGGAGCCTCTTGCACAAACCGCAGGCACGCAAAGCGTTTCCTCGATGATGATTGCGAATCCTTTCAATGCCAAGGGCATGAGCAGGCTTTTCTCCACGCATCCCCCCACCAGCGAGCGTATCGGACGTCTGATGCAGATGAGCGCCGAGATGGGCGGGGAGGCAAGCATCGAAACTCCGGCCCCCTCATACCGGCAGCGTTCGGACATCGGGGCGTAA
- a CDS encoding isopeptide-forming domain-containing fimbrial protein, which translates to MKGGFCALVAFVLSMFMLLGGVLVGLPVERAAADDAAVTGTVKAGVADGYFSTLTAFPMRSVGATADGARKVLFGRSGSLANAAQEVESGDADTAEVDGKYLVLGKGPNTTSVNRSPRSTSESDSWAWSKTTQLDANEVLLWADDVVTTPFAFAAGSSCSGYPCNTFDAGTATDGVASYESYVAKVSRQLGSDTYYSDVELNQMGAASKLSGVCTKGGTTGCNSGYATDQSTSVGSYRVFPLSTGDMAEYFNANDGYIDADNVKRCPNIIHSASASWLRSAYWSNSNYAFYMEYGGRPNYIFTYDTGLGLRPALRLNVDNLLLSADSSNQSQGGGGDLRLTFVESGKKLHNGWSASVSGGEGSRVLSLSGSSDLDAQSGLGWKVVDPESNTVLGSGRTSSGGNMALPESAMSDESKDYDLYVWGQEDGSAAEGLTNKATEPVKTTIKGWKVKTPPSYGIELTGTTTGTLSAYKIGDYKDEVFDQTGALKRVMLTTPAALKDTLKEAAEIVGGSNVDADNPIGWVASHWLGYPTDPPTDDVTSAYSPYAGKLQLFAKELANKDAATLGGVKGSLNGLAGGPETLNVTGGPGLYLIVDSSQLSGGSLPIVVGTKVFNEALGDEGRFVDFADAGVKGKPRLGQASLKTTVTDIAKRIVNDAGVDGFDVGSQVEYEIALQVPDLSDAGYSSVAYDSYAFDVADVAESGLTLPAASGVRVLVDVPSSDTDVTGQLPSNSIMVSGQTLTVTGLKALFAESDGASGVRNKAVVPAGSLIRLRYKAVLNASAVVSSPVEGESLKPNVNTATLTRSRIGEVSNGWTDAGAGLESKAATANAYTFKLDLVKLDKDDLSKTLGGVEFEVSRDGQVLKFTQVSDGVYRLDAAGGTEVVTHTDGTLSLSGVEAPELSFKETTAPSGYFKVSDFTVDIRPEWNEDATQVTKVTYATSGTNLAYVSQEGRQVMVLDPAWSLANLPYMGGIGILVLLIVGGLMLVFAVRPYVLSKRAERDANLV; encoded by the coding sequence ATGAAGGGCGGGTTTTGCGCTCTTGTCGCGTTCGTGCTTTCGATGTTCATGCTGTTGGGTGGTGTGCTGGTTGGGTTGCCGGTGGAGCGGGCTGCGGCTGATGATGCTGCGGTTACGGGTACGGTGAAGGCTGGTGTGGCCGACGGCTATTTCAGTACGTTGACCGCGTTTCCGATGCGGTCTGTGGGTGCGACTGCGGATGGGGCTCGGAAGGTGTTGTTCGGCAGGTCGGGTTCGTTGGCGAATGCGGCGCAGGAGGTTGAGTCGGGTGATGCTGACACTGCTGAGGTTGATGGCAAGTATCTGGTGTTGGGTAAGGGTCCGAACACGACCTCGGTCAATCGTTCTCCGAGGTCTACTAGTGAGAGTGATTCGTGGGCGTGGTCGAAGACGACGCAGTTGGATGCGAATGAGGTGTTGTTGTGGGCTGATGATGTGGTGACCACCCCGTTCGCGTTTGCTGCCGGTTCGTCGTGCAGTGGGTATCCGTGTAACACGTTTGATGCCGGTACAGCTACTGACGGCGTGGCGTCGTATGAGTCGTATGTGGCTAAGGTGTCTCGGCAGTTGGGTTCTGACACGTATTATTCTGATGTCGAGTTGAACCAGATGGGTGCTGCCTCGAAGTTGTCCGGAGTTTGCACCAAGGGCGGTACTACGGGATGTAACAGTGGGTATGCTACTGACCAGTCCACGTCTGTGGGTTCGTATCGTGTGTTTCCGTTATCGACGGGTGATATGGCCGAATATTTCAACGCCAACGATGGCTACATTGATGCTGATAACGTCAAACGTTGTCCCAATATTATTCATAGTGCTTCTGCCTCTTGGTTGCGTTCTGCTTACTGGAGCAATTCGAATTATGCGTTCTATATGGAGTACGGCGGTCGCCCGAACTATATCTTTACGTACGACACCGGTCTCGGGTTGCGGCCTGCTCTTCGTCTGAATGTTGATAATCTGCTGCTGTCGGCTGACAGCAGCAATCAAAGCCAGGGCGGTGGTGGTGATTTGAGGCTCACGTTTGTGGAGTCAGGTAAGAAGTTGCATAATGGTTGGTCTGCTTCGGTTTCTGGTGGTGAGGGTTCGCGCGTGTTGAGTTTGTCTGGGAGTTCGGATTTGGATGCTCAGTCGGGTTTGGGTTGGAAGGTTGTCGACCCTGAGTCGAATACGGTGTTGGGTTCGGGCAGGACGAGCAGTGGTGGCAATATGGCGTTGCCCGAGTCGGCTATGAGCGATGAGTCGAAGGATTACGACTTGTATGTGTGGGGTCAGGAGGATGGCAGTGCGGCCGAGGGGTTGACAAACAAAGCCACGGAGCCGGTGAAGACCACCATCAAGGGGTGGAAGGTGAAGACCCCGCCCTCCTACGGTATTGAGTTGACGGGCACCACGACGGGCACATTGAGCGCGTACAAGATTGGTGACTACAAGGACGAGGTGTTTGACCAGACCGGTGCGTTGAAGCGCGTGATGTTGACCACTCCGGCCGCGTTGAAGGACACGCTCAAGGAGGCCGCTGAGATTGTTGGTGGTTCGAATGTGGATGCGGATAATCCCATCGGTTGGGTGGCGTCGCACTGGTTGGGGTATCCGACTGACCCGCCTACTGATGATGTGACGAGTGCATATAGCCCATATGCGGGCAAGCTTCAACTGTTCGCCAAGGAACTGGCGAACAAGGATGCTGCGACGCTGGGTGGGGTCAAGGGCAGTCTGAACGGCTTGGCTGGTGGCCCTGAGACGCTCAACGTGACTGGCGGCCCTGGCTTGTATCTGATTGTGGATTCCTCTCAGTTGTCTGGTGGTTCTCTGCCGATTGTCGTGGGCACGAAGGTGTTCAACGAGGCTCTTGGTGATGAAGGTCGTTTCGTGGATTTTGCTGATGCCGGTGTGAAGGGCAAGCCGCGTCTTGGTCAGGCGTCGTTGAAGACTACGGTGACGGATATTGCGAAGCGGATTGTCAATGATGCGGGTGTGGATGGTTTTGATGTGGGTAGTCAGGTGGAGTATGAGATAGCGCTCCAGGTGCCTGATTTGAGCGATGCGGGGTATTCGTCCGTCGCGTACGACTCGTATGCGTTCGATGTGGCTGATGTGGCGGAGTCGGGGTTGACGTTGCCTGCCGCGTCCGGGGTGAGGGTGTTGGTGGATGTGCCGTCGTCGGATACTGATGTGACCGGCCAGTTGCCGTCCAATTCGATTATGGTGTCGGGTCAGACGTTGACGGTGACGGGGTTGAAGGCCTTGTTTGCGGAGTCGGATGGTGCTTCGGGGGTGCGGAACAAGGCCGTGGTGCCTGCGGGTTCGCTGATTCGACTCCGCTACAAGGCGGTGTTAAATGCGTCGGCCGTGGTGTCGTCTCCTGTTGAGGGGGAGTCGTTGAAGCCGAATGTGAATACCGCGACCCTGACCCGCTCCCGTATCGGCGAGGTATCCAACGGTTGGACGGATGCGGGTGCTGGTTTGGAGTCGAAGGCCGCGACGGCGAACGCGTACACGTTCAAGCTGGACTTGGTGAAGCTGGACAAGGACGACCTGTCGAAGACGCTTGGCGGCGTGGAATTCGAGGTGTCGCGTGACGGGCAGGTGTTGAAGTTTACGCAGGTGTCGGATGGTGTGTATCGTTTGGATGCTGCGGGCGGTACCGAGGTCGTGACGCATACGGATGGCACGTTGTCCTTGTCGGGTGTTGAGGCTCCTGAGCTCTCCTTCAAGGAGACTACGGCTCCGTCGGGCTATTTCAAGGTGTCCGATTTCACGGTGGACATCCGTCCCGAGTGGAATGAGGATGCGACCCAGGTGACGAAGGTCACGTATGCCACGTCGGGCACGAACCTCGCCTACGTGTCCCAGGAGGGCAGGCAGGTCATGGTGCTTGACCCGGCGTGGAGCCTGGCCAACCTGCCCTACATGGGTGGTATCGGCATCCTCGTCCTGCTTATCGTCGGCGGCCTGATGCTTGTGTTCGCCGTCCGCCCCTATGTCCTCTCCAAGCGGGCCGAGCGCGACGCGAACCTGGTCTAG
- a CDS encoding mannosyltransferase YkcB-related protein codes for MSLPLAKDRSHQTRSHDHGRASHTGITMYRLPKRRLSDWILLLALMAMAAATYFVNLTASGYANEFYSAAAQAGSVNWESFLWGSLDSGNAITVDKPPASIWLMALSVRAFGLSSFSILFPQAIMGVLTTYLLYATVRRYWGNAAGLITGIAFVLTPVAALMFRFNNPDALLVLLMVGAAHCVLRSLEYAKTRAGNRRRTWWMVLAGILVGFGFLTKQMQVFLVLPGFAIAFLIASPTGFLRRVVDGVAAVIGMVLAAGWWVALTVLVPSGSRPYIGGSQTDSFLELTFSYNGFGRLTGSEEGSVVPGGSSTGGTGGGMWGQTGWTRLLDGEYGTQIAWLAPLAFAGIVIGLVTLGRAARIDLRRASVIVFGGWLAVTWLTFSFMAGIFHQYYTVALAPAVAVLAAIAVTGLWVSRKSLWSRIVTPALVLGSAYWAFTLAGRSTWLPWLKWCILSFGILATVVFIIAALSSSRRIAICGMTLSAVSLLSGPLAWTAYTVATGHNGSIVLAGPSVTSSTGMGGMGGGMGGQGGGPGGGQGGPGSSDGTMQEAPSGTPGQGSGSAPEAPSGTMGQPPSSASGYGNASAPSGSIGEGTSSEGMGGGSMGGMGMGGSSASSKIVSMLEQSSSSYRWAAAITGSQNAASYQLASQKAVMAIGGFNGSDPAPTLKQFKEYVRQGLIHYYIASSSGGGTQMGGSGSASEISSWVTEHYTATTVDGVTVYDLSAEAS; via the coding sequence ATGTCACTCCCTTTGGCGAAGGACCGGTCGCACCAGACCAGGTCGCACGACCACGGACGCGCATCACACACGGGCATCACCATGTACCGGCTGCCGAAACGCAGGCTGTCGGACTGGATTCTGCTGCTCGCGCTGATGGCTATGGCCGCAGCGACATACTTCGTCAATCTCACGGCATCCGGCTACGCCAATGAGTTCTATTCGGCGGCGGCACAAGCGGGTTCGGTGAACTGGGAGTCCTTCCTGTGGGGCTCCCTGGACTCGGGCAATGCGATAACGGTCGACAAGCCGCCTGCATCCATATGGCTGATGGCCCTCTCCGTGCGTGCGTTTGGCCTCAGTTCCTTCTCCATACTGTTCCCCCAGGCGATTATGGGCGTGCTGACGACCTATCTGCTCTATGCGACCGTCCGCCGCTACTGGGGCAACGCGGCAGGGCTGATTACAGGAATCGCTTTCGTACTGACCCCTGTGGCGGCATTGATGTTCAGGTTCAACAACCCTGACGCTCTGCTCGTCCTGCTGATGGTCGGGGCCGCGCATTGCGTGCTGCGCTCACTGGAATACGCCAAGACCAGGGCAGGCAATCGACGCCGTACCTGGTGGATGGTTCTGGCTGGAATACTGGTCGGTTTCGGATTCCTCACCAAGCAGATGCAGGTGTTTCTGGTGCTTCCCGGATTCGCCATCGCCTTCCTGATAGCGTCCCCGACAGGCTTCCTTCGCCGCGTGGTGGACGGCGTAGCCGCGGTAATCGGCATGGTCTTGGCTGCCGGATGGTGGGTCGCGCTGACCGTCCTCGTCCCATCCGGCTCGCGCCCGTATATCGGCGGCTCGCAAACGGACTCCTTCCTAGAACTCACCTTCAGTTACAACGGTTTCGGAAGACTCACCGGCAGCGAAGAGGGTTCCGTCGTTCCGGGCGGGTCCTCGACCGGCGGAACAGGCGGAGGCATGTGGGGTCAAACGGGTTGGACGCGACTGCTCGACGGTGAATACGGTACGCAGATTGCCTGGCTCGCACCACTCGCCTTTGCCGGAATCGTCATAGGTCTGGTGACGCTGGGACGTGCGGCACGTATTGACCTGCGCAGGGCAAGCGTCATCGTCTTCGGTGGCTGGCTCGCCGTCACGTGGTTGACCTTCAGCTTCATGGCGGGTATCTTCCACCAGTACTACACGGTCGCGCTGGCACCCGCCGTCGCCGTCCTCGCGGCGATTGCAGTTACCGGACTGTGGGTGTCCCGCAAATCCCTGTGGTCGAGAATCGTCACGCCCGCATTGGTCCTCGGCTCCGCATACTGGGCGTTCACGCTTGCGGGCAGGAGCACCTGGCTGCCCTGGCTGAAATGGTGCATACTCAGCTTCGGTATCCTCGCAACCGTCGTATTCATCATCGCAGCGCTGTCTTCCTCAAGGAGAATCGCGATATGCGGTATGACGTTATCCGCGGTATCGCTGCTTTCAGGCCCCTTGGCCTGGACGGCCTACACGGTCGCCACCGGGCACAATGGTTCCATCGTTCTGGCCGGTCCGAGCGTGACGTCATCCACCGGGATGGGCGGCATGGGCGGAGGTATGGGCGGACAGGGCGGAGGCCCGGGAGGCGGTCAGGGAGGCCCCGGCTCCTCGGACGGCACCATGCAGGAGGCTCCTTCAGGCACACCCGGGCAAGGCTCGGGAAGCGCACCGGAGGCGCCCAGCGGAACAATGGGCCAACCCCCCAGCTCCGCTTCCGGCTACGGCAACGCTTCGGCCCCGAGCGGCTCCATCGGTGAAGGAACGTCCAGCGAAGGCATGGGCGGCGGCTCAATGGGCGGCATGGGTATGGGCGGCAGCTCTGCAAGTTCCAAAATCGTCTCGATGCTGGAGCAGTCGTCAAGCTCGTATCGATGGGCAGCCGCAATCACCGGTTCGCAGAATGCGGCCAGCTATCAGTTGGCTTCGCAGAAAGCGGTCATGGCCATCGGCGGTTTCAATGGCTCGGACCCGGCACCCACTCTCAAACAGTTCAAGGAGTATGTGCGACAAGGACTGATTCACTACTACATCGCCAGCTCGTCCGGAGGAGGCACGCAGATGGGAGGTTCGGGCTCCGCTTCCGAGATATCCTCCTGGGTCACCGAACACTACACCGCAACCACCGTGGATGGAGTGACCGTGTACGACCTATCCGCCGAAGCCTCCTGA
- a CDS encoding dolichyl-phosphate beta-glucosyltransferase codes for MNTNKKPTEPSPKHDGTTPQGTAIIDRRGHPQQVDADIVIPVYNEEHTLQTCIQTLEAYLSHEANPGSAFTWNIIIADNASTDATWDVATALCAQYPESLRAVRIGRKGRGAALKLAWSESLARVVSYMDVDLSTDIRCTGILIGSLLAGGADVSIGSRLLAQSDVTRSTKREFISRTYNLMLRTYLGVKFHDAQCGFKAMTAAAADALLPRIKDDEWFFDTELLVLAERRGMQIYEIPVTWVEDSDSRVNIPDTVSKDIAGMRRMRQESRKDGKSPITNPYATLGWGVRNQDELRGSLIELANVKVGA; via the coding sequence ATGAACACCAACAAGAAACCCACGGAACCCAGTCCGAAGCATGACGGAACAACCCCGCAAGGCACGGCAATCATCGACCGCCGTGGCCATCCGCAACAGGTGGATGCGGATATCGTGATTCCCGTGTACAACGAGGAACACACCCTGCAGACCTGCATTCAGACGCTGGAAGCCTACCTTTCCCATGAAGCCAACCCGGGCAGCGCCTTCACCTGGAACATCATCATCGCCGACAACGCCAGCACCGACGCCACATGGGATGTCGCGACGGCCCTGTGCGCGCAATACCCTGAATCGCTGAGGGCCGTCCGCATCGGGCGCAAAGGCCGGGGTGCCGCCCTGAAACTGGCATGGTCGGAATCGTTGGCCAGAGTGGTGTCATACATGGATGTGGACCTTTCCACCGATATTCGCTGCACCGGCATACTCATCGGCTCACTGCTCGCCGGAGGGGCCGACGTATCCATCGGCTCCCGACTGCTCGCGCAATCCGATGTGACCCGTTCGACGAAACGCGAATTCATCTCACGCACCTACAACCTCATGCTCAGAACCTATCTCGGTGTGAAATTCCACGACGCACAGTGCGGCTTCAAAGCCATGACCGCAGCCGCCGCCGACGCCCTGCTCCCCAGAATCAAAGACGACGAATGGTTTTTCGACACCGAACTGCTGGTGCTGGCCGAACGTCGTGGGATGCAAATCTACGAGATACCGGTGACCTGGGTCGAGGACAGCGACAGCAGGGTGAACATCCCCGATACCGTCAGCAAAGACATCGCAGGGATGCGTCGCATGCGTCAGGAAAGCCGGAAAGACGGGAAAAGCCCCATCACCAATCCCTACGCGACGCTCGGCTGGGGAGTCCGGAACCAAGATGAATTACGCGGGTCATTGATTGAACTCGCCAACGTGAAAGTGGGCGCATAA